Proteins encoded by one window of Cryptosporangium minutisporangium:
- a CDS encoding Dabb family protein — MIRHVLAFRFKPEVPAETVDAILAELETFPSQYPQMRSFVLGPNISSRDTTMSHVFTIEFDDEDDLKSYLNSESHETFVREKWRPVIDKQTIVTLSAPSPFRSEKPVINRPRGPYGIQFARLATPALDEAIEFYTYHVGLQVEARTPEYAQLRAGIEQYSIELVSDPGLTEFDTLAIGLSVESEEVLDDLEKRLRAEGAEILPLHERTASVCTRGFATKDPNGLTLEFGWEFYEYAEPPLLEYRPVELVHPFLSTDHYEESQHFYLNVLGFQASDYVMTPGRGSSSFLRSENRYHHSLALRRDDRFYLAHLCFKMKSLDHVMRGRARALYKGTEIASDIVNHSASHSIAFYLYDARFGPRIELCDGHRVFTPEQNETHKARRMGGDPRNIDVWRAAADDWERF; from the coding sequence ATGATCAGGCATGTCCTCGCGTTCCGGTTCAAGCCGGAGGTGCCGGCCGAGACCGTCGACGCGATCCTCGCCGAGCTGGAGACGTTCCCGAGCCAGTACCCGCAGATGCGCAGCTTCGTGCTCGGGCCGAACATCTCCAGCCGCGACACCACGATGTCGCACGTGTTCACGATCGAGTTCGACGACGAAGACGATCTCAAGTCCTATCTCAACAGCGAATCGCACGAGACGTTCGTGCGCGAGAAGTGGCGACCGGTGATCGACAAGCAGACCATCGTCACGCTCTCCGCGCCGTCGCCGTTCCGATCGGAGAAGCCAGTGATCAACCGCCCGCGCGGCCCGTACGGCATTCAGTTCGCCCGCCTCGCCACCCCCGCGCTGGACGAAGCCATCGAGTTCTACACGTACCACGTGGGTCTCCAGGTGGAGGCGCGTACACCCGAGTACGCGCAACTCAGGGCCGGCATCGAGCAGTACTCGATCGAGCTGGTCAGCGACCCGGGCCTCACCGAATTCGACACGCTGGCGATCGGCTTGAGCGTCGAGTCCGAGGAGGTCCTCGACGACCTGGAGAAGCGGCTCCGGGCTGAGGGCGCGGAGATCCTCCCGCTGCACGAGCGCACCGCGTCGGTCTGCACCCGGGGCTTCGCGACGAAGGACCCGAACGGCCTCACGCTGGAGTTCGGCTGGGAGTTCTACGAGTACGCCGAGCCGCCGCTGCTCGAGTACCGGCCGGTGGAGCTCGTGCACCCGTTCCTCTCGACCGACCACTACGAGGAGTCGCAGCACTTCTACCTGAACGTGCTCGGCTTCCAGGCGTCCGACTACGTGATGACGCCGGGCCGCGGCTCTTCGTCGTTCCTGCGGTCGGAGAACCGGTACCACCACTCGCTCGCGCTGCGCCGCGACGACCGGTTCTACCTGGCGCACCTCTGCTTCAAGATGAAGAGCCTCGACCACGTCATGCGTGGCCGGGCGAGGGCGCTCTACAAGGGCACCGAGATCGCGTCCGACATCGTGAACCACTCGGCGTCGCACTCGATCGCGTTCTACCTGTATGACGCCCGCTTCGGTCCCCGGATCGAGCTCTGCGACGGCCACCGGGTCTTCACGCCGGAGCAGAACGAGACGCACAAGGCCCGCCGGATGGGCGGCGACCCGCGCAACATCGACGTCTGGCGCGCGGCGGCGGACGACTGGGAGCGGTTCTGA
- a CDS encoding glycosyltransferase encodes MARFLFAATPAAGHVHPAYPLIRTLVDGGHRVRFTTGRAFEDGVRRAGAEFVPLPEAHDYSLRPTDEMFPERLRRTGVKKFLFDLEHLFIAPAAEQVRHLQAELAAEPADVLVADTGLLAAPLVHELGGPAFATYGITALTFPSVDAAPFGLGLPPASGALGRLRNRALNTFVRKTLFAPSAGFLDAQRAAVGLAPRHRTALELQSPPGRYLQLSPAGFEYPRRDLPPWVRFVGHPDPLPPESWTPPSWWDEVAHADRPVVVVSQGTVATDPEQLLRPALTGLAGEDVLVVAVTGGGDPATLGRVPANARVDRYVPFGELFRHASLVVTNGGFGTVQLAIAHGLPLVVAGKTEDKVEVSARVAWSGAGVDLRTQTPTAASVRNGVRRVLTEPTFAAASRRLRDESDGRHAAERAAAELLSLAPATLR; translated from the coding sequence GTGGCACGCTTTCTGTTCGCCGCTACCCCGGCCGCCGGACACGTCCATCCCGCGTACCCCCTGATCCGCACGCTTGTGGACGGTGGGCACCGGGTCCGGTTCACCACCGGCCGAGCGTTCGAGGACGGCGTCCGGCGCGCGGGCGCGGAGTTCGTGCCGCTGCCCGAGGCGCACGACTACAGCCTCCGGCCGACGGACGAGATGTTTCCCGAACGGCTGCGGCGCACCGGCGTCAAGAAGTTCCTCTTCGACCTCGAGCACCTGTTCATCGCACCCGCAGCCGAACAGGTCCGACACCTGCAGGCGGAGCTCGCCGCCGAACCCGCCGACGTCCTGGTGGCGGATACCGGCCTGCTGGCCGCTCCGCTCGTGCACGAGCTGGGCGGGCCCGCGTTCGCGACGTACGGGATCACCGCGTTGACGTTCCCCAGCGTGGACGCGGCACCGTTCGGGCTGGGTCTGCCGCCGGCGTCCGGAGCGCTCGGGCGGCTCCGCAACCGGGCGCTCAACACCTTCGTCCGCAAGACGCTGTTCGCGCCCTCGGCGGGCTTCCTGGACGCCCAACGCGCAGCGGTGGGGCTGGCCCCGCGGCACCGCACGGCGCTGGAGCTGCAGTCACCGCCCGGCCGGTACCTGCAGCTCTCCCCGGCCGGTTTCGAGTACCCGCGGCGGGATCTGCCGCCGTGGGTGCGGTTCGTCGGCCATCCGGACCCGCTTCCGCCGGAGTCCTGGACCCCACCGTCCTGGTGGGACGAGGTAGCGCACGCCGACCGCCCGGTCGTCGTCGTGAGCCAGGGCACGGTCGCGACCGACCCGGAGCAGCTGCTGCGCCCGGCCCTGACCGGCCTCGCCGGCGAGGACGTCCTGGTGGTGGCGGTGACCGGCGGGGGAGATCCGGCCACCCTGGGACGGGTACCGGCGAACGCGCGAGTCGATCGCTACGTCCCGTTCGGAGAACTCTTCCGACACGCGTCCCTGGTCGTGACCAACGGTGGCTTCGGCACCGTGCAGCTGGCGATCGCGCACGGGTTGCCGCTGGTGGTGGCCGGCAAGACCGAGGACAAGGTGGAGGTCTCGGCGCGGGTCGCGTGGTCCGGCGCCGGCGTCGACCTCCGCACCCAGACGCCGACGGCTGCTTCCGTGCGGAACGGCGTCCGCCGGGTACTGACCGAGCCGACGTTCGCGGCGGCGTCGCGCCGTCTGCGTGACGAGTCCGACGGCCGCCACGCCGCCGAGCGCGCCGCCGCGGAGCTGCTGTCGCTGGCTCCGGCCACGCTGCGGTGA
- a CDS encoding IclR family transcriptional regulator, producing MLEPVPEIAPVSPAPDEEARAGLFVSDEELPRAERGTPAIQAVERAATILGAFSVGRPRLSLNELTARLGTSKATAHRYTKALRSVNLLRYDEREALYSLGPQVLTLSAAARAGLPIITIAGPYMEELVREAGETVVLSVWDGDTAVVVRVDDNTDRTVRISVRTGARLSMSRSAQGRVFCAFLAEDEVPGLASLLRRNPGLRQELTAIQENGICVNTPADNGVRTIAAPVFQDAQIVATMGIVGTTAAVADETGSPAARSLLRVSRSLTQELGSVGPVTRGI from the coding sequence ATGCTTGAGCCAGTGCCCGAAATCGCCCCTGTGTCCCCTGCGCCCGACGAGGAGGCTCGAGCTGGCCTGTTCGTCTCCGACGAAGAACTTCCTCGCGCGGAGCGGGGCACACCCGCGATCCAGGCGGTCGAGCGGGCCGCGACCATCCTCGGCGCGTTCAGCGTCGGCCGACCGCGGCTGAGCCTCAACGAGCTGACCGCCCGGCTGGGCACCAGCAAGGCCACCGCGCACCGCTACACGAAGGCGCTGCGGTCGGTGAACCTGCTCCGCTACGACGAGCGCGAGGCCCTCTACTCGCTCGGCCCCCAGGTGCTGACGCTCTCCGCGGCCGCGCGCGCCGGGCTGCCGATCATCACGATCGCCGGCCCGTACATGGAGGAGCTGGTGCGCGAGGCCGGCGAGACCGTCGTGCTCTCGGTGTGGGACGGCGACACCGCGGTCGTCGTCCGCGTCGACGACAACACCGACCGCACCGTGCGGATCAGCGTCCGCACGGGGGCGCGGCTGTCGATGTCCCGGTCGGCGCAGGGCCGGGTGTTCTGCGCGTTCCTGGCCGAGGACGAGGTGCCCGGGCTGGCCAGCCTGCTGCGCCGCAACCCGGGACTCCGGCAGGAGCTGACCGCGATCCAGGAGAACGGCATCTGCGTGAACACCCCGGCCGACAACGGCGTCCGGACGATCGCCGCGCCGGTGTTCCAGGACGCGCAGATCGTCGCCACGATGGGGATCGTCGGCACCACCGCGGCGGTGGCCGACGAGACGGGCTCCCCCGCCGCGCGGTCGCTGCTGCGGGTCTCCCGCTCGCTCACCCAGGAACTCGGATCCGTGGGCCCGGTGACCCGCGGCATCTAG
- a CDS encoding cytochrome P450/oxidoreductase, producing the protein MEAARPTVEFDHHAPEFTIDPVRPYAELRAECPVAWTESYGGHWVTTRYEDIARIARDDATFSSARGDVDGIAFVIPESKALPQYPIELDPPESTPYRELINPLLSRSAVDALVPMIAKHVTEVIDGFIEDGSADLVHQLTNPVPTAVTLDWLGFPREDWKRLAGPIHDLFAAIPGSERERRGGEALGFMGDRIFQLMNDRRAEPTSDAISWLVRQVKPSGEPFTDDELGSVIFLLIAGGVDTTTSLTGSTLVHLAQHPEDRERLIREPALLDVATEEFLRKFAPSQSMARTIMKDTTIGACPVMRGERVLIPWIAANHDPEVFPEPEKVVLDRDPRGHLSFGIGTHRCAGAHLARAMFREMITQVLERLPDYTLDPVGATPTESWGNQSGWDAIPVTFTPGRKRGIPATKTTTGLDVQLLTIAAVEPIADGVVSLRLVGDGQLPGWEPGAHLDLILPSGKVRQYSLCGDPADTSSYRVAVLHEPAGRGGSAEVHETLAPGVTVRVRGPKNHFPLVDAERYLFVAGGIGITPISAMVRAADARGADWTLLYGGRTRASMAFAGRLKEQYGDRVQLVPQDEFGHPDLAAAFTAAKPGTKVYCCGPEGLLTAVEQTVGGLELHVERFTGGGAERIPAIPADARSFEVTLARAGRTLTVPDDRTLLEAIRDVVPGVPYDCEEGYCGSCETRVLAGQAEHRDSILSAAERADGSTMMICVSRCASDRLTLDL; encoded by the coding sequence GTGGAAGCAGCACGACCGACGGTCGAATTCGACCATCACGCCCCGGAGTTCACGATCGACCCGGTGCGTCCGTACGCCGAACTCCGAGCCGAGTGCCCGGTCGCGTGGACGGAGTCCTACGGCGGTCACTGGGTGACCACCCGGTACGAAGACATCGCGCGGATCGCCCGTGACGACGCGACGTTCTCGTCCGCCCGGGGCGACGTCGACGGGATCGCGTTCGTCATTCCGGAGAGCAAGGCGCTCCCGCAGTACCCGATCGAGCTCGACCCGCCGGAGTCGACGCCGTACCGCGAGCTGATCAACCCGCTCCTGAGCCGGTCCGCGGTCGACGCGCTGGTCCCGATGATCGCCAAGCACGTCACCGAGGTCATCGACGGGTTCATCGAGGACGGCAGCGCCGACCTGGTGCACCAGCTGACCAACCCGGTCCCGACCGCGGTGACGCTCGACTGGCTCGGGTTCCCGCGCGAGGACTGGAAGCGGCTCGCCGGCCCGATCCACGACCTGTTCGCGGCGATCCCCGGCAGCGAGCGGGAACGCCGCGGCGGGGAAGCCCTCGGCTTCATGGGCGACCGCATCTTCCAGCTGATGAACGACCGTCGCGCCGAGCCGACGAGCGACGCGATCTCCTGGCTGGTCCGGCAGGTCAAGCCGAGCGGCGAACCGTTCACCGACGACGAGCTGGGCTCGGTGATCTTCCTGCTGATCGCCGGCGGCGTCGACACCACGACGTCGCTGACCGGCTCGACGCTGGTTCATCTGGCGCAGCACCCGGAGGACCGGGAGCGGCTGATCCGCGAGCCCGCGCTGCTCGACGTCGCCACCGAGGAGTTCCTGCGGAAGTTCGCGCCGTCGCAGTCGATGGCTCGGACGATCATGAAGGACACGACGATCGGCGCGTGCCCGGTGATGCGCGGCGAGCGGGTGCTGATCCCGTGGATCGCGGCGAACCACGATCCGGAGGTCTTCCCCGAGCCCGAGAAGGTCGTCCTCGACCGCGATCCGCGCGGGCACCTCAGTTTCGGCATCGGCACCCACCGCTGCGCCGGTGCCCACCTGGCGCGGGCGATGTTCCGGGAGATGATCACCCAGGTCCTGGAGCGGCTGCCGGACTACACGCTCGACCCGGTCGGGGCGACACCCACCGAGTCGTGGGGCAACCAGTCCGGTTGGGACGCGATCCCGGTGACGTTCACGCCGGGTCGCAAGCGTGGGATCCCGGCCACGAAGACCACGACCGGTCTCGACGTCCAGCTCCTCACGATCGCCGCGGTGGAGCCGATCGCCGACGGTGTCGTGTCGCTGCGGTTGGTCGGCGACGGCCAGCTCCCGGGCTGGGAGCCGGGCGCGCACCTCGACCTGATCCTTCCGTCGGGCAAGGTGCGGCAGTACTCGCTCTGCGGCGACCCTGCCGACACGTCGTCCTACCGCGTCGCGGTGCTGCACGAGCCGGCCGGCCGGGGCGGATCCGCCGAGGTGCACGAGACGCTGGCGCCCGGCGTCACCGTGCGGGTGCGTGGGCCGAAGAACCACTTCCCGCTCGTCGACGCCGAGCGGTATCTGTTCGTCGCCGGCGGGATCGGCATCACCCCGATCAGCGCGATGGTGCGGGCCGCCGACGCACGCGGCGCCGACTGGACGCTGCTCTACGGCGGACGCACCCGCGCGTCGATGGCGTTCGCGGGCAGGCTGAAGGAACAGTACGGCGACCGGGTGCAGCTGGTGCCCCAGGACGAGTTCGGGCACCCGGATCTGGCCGCGGCGTTCACGGCGGCGAAGCCCGGGACGAAGGTCTACTGCTGCGGGCCGGAGGGGCTGCTCACCGCGGTGGAGCAGACCGTCGGCGGCCTGGAACTGCACGTCGAGCGGTTCACCGGCGGCGGCGCCGAGCGCATCCCGGCGATCCCCGCGGATGCGCGTTCGTTCGAGGTGACGCTGGCCCGGGCGGGGCGCACGCTCACCGTTCCGGACGACCGCACGCTGCTCGAAGCGATCCGGGACGTCGTCCCCGGGGTGCCGTACGACTGCGAAGAGGGCTACTGCGGTTCGTGCGAGACCCGGGTGTTGGCCGGGCAGGCCGAGCACCGGGACAGCATCCTGTCCGCCGCCGAGCGGGCCGACGGCAGCACGATGATGATCTGCGTGAGCCGGTGTGCATCCGACCGGCTGACGCTCGACCTGTGA
- a CDS encoding TetR/AcrR family transcriptional regulator: protein MGDRGGGGQLCRGSLEELAMSFGKPGRPPEDRTLRRRQIYLAVAPLIEQVGYRGLSMKAAARAAHLSIGGLYHYFPTKRDLVLYPLTTDFGSRYCADLSARYAPLLHTDPEQYARMKIRGTARVVVAARPAFQAAVEMGLDEYRSSVETGLAHGLRAFEDAVGHLRPTFDAATIRAMSRSMRRVLMAAVLDRTTAEAEIAADLEMVFDSHLERVSAAPAISR, encoded by the coding sequence ATGGGTGACCGCGGGGGCGGTGGCCAGCTCTGCCGGGGATCGCTGGAGGAACTCGCCATGTCGTTCGGAAAACCGGGGCGTCCGCCCGAGGACCGCACTCTGCGTCGGCGCCAGATCTACCTCGCGGTCGCCCCGCTCATCGAGCAGGTGGGTTACCGCGGGCTGAGCATGAAGGCCGCCGCCCGCGCCGCGCACCTCTCGATCGGCGGGCTGTACCACTACTTCCCCACCAAGCGCGACCTCGTCCTGTACCCGCTGACCACCGACTTCGGCAGCCGCTACTGCGCAGACCTGAGCGCCCGGTACGCCCCGCTCTTGCACACCGACCCGGAGCAGTACGCCCGGATGAAGATCCGCGGCACCGCCCGAGTGGTCGTGGCCGCGCGTCCGGCGTTCCAGGCGGCCGTCGAGATGGGGCTGGACGAGTACCGCTCGTCGGTCGAGACCGGTCTGGCGCACGGCCTGCGCGCGTTCGAGGACGCGGTCGGGCACCTGCGACCGACCTTCGACGCGGCGACGATCCGGGCGATGAGCCGCTCGATGCGGCGAGTGCTGATGGCCGCCGTCCTCGACCGGACGACGGCCGAGGCGGAGATCGCCGCGGACTTGGAGATGGTGTTCGACTCACACCTGGAGCGCGTGTCCGCGGCGCCGGCGATCAGCCGTTGA
- a CDS encoding NAD(P)-dependent alcohol dehydrogenase produces MDITVAAVTDPSGVFSLLPAQLDEPRADEVLVRLSSVGICATDLHFATFLPTNAVLGHEGAGVVEAVGAGVTELQPGDPVALAFASCGVCKQCRTASPSYCAQFDALNFAGARADGSSALRIDGQPVYGHFLGQSSFATHAVANVRSVVKLPASADLRSAGPFTCGFMTGAGTIVNILRPGPESAVAVFGAGAVGLSSVMAAAASGAQTVIAVDVSPGRLQTAAEVGATHVLDSREGDVVERIRAIVPDGLDGSVDTTGRADVVKAAVASLHTRGTCAVVGVGPSENVEVEWRTLLNGRTVTGVISGSAVPQVLVPQLLAWQEAGRFPVEKLMAQYAFADINEAAAATRRGDVVKAVLTL; encoded by the coding sequence GTGGACATCACCGTCGCCGCCGTCACCGACCCATCCGGGGTGTTCTCGTTGCTGCCCGCGCAGCTCGACGAGCCCCGTGCCGACGAGGTGCTGGTGCGCCTGAGCAGCGTCGGTATCTGCGCCACCGACCTGCACTTCGCCACCTTCCTGCCCACCAACGCGGTGCTCGGCCACGAAGGCGCCGGGGTGGTCGAAGCGGTCGGGGCCGGAGTCACCGAACTACAGCCCGGCGATCCGGTGGCGCTCGCGTTCGCGTCCTGCGGCGTCTGCAAGCAGTGCCGGACGGCGTCGCCGTCGTACTGCGCGCAGTTCGACGCACTGAACTTCGCCGGCGCACGCGCGGACGGGTCGTCGGCGCTGCGCATCGACGGGCAGCCGGTGTACGGGCACTTCCTCGGCCAGTCGTCGTTCGCCACGCACGCGGTGGCGAACGTCCGCAGCGTGGTCAAGCTGCCGGCATCCGCCGACCTGCGGAGCGCCGGTCCGTTCACCTGCGGGTTCATGACCGGGGCCGGGACGATCGTCAACATCCTGCGGCCCGGGCCGGAGAGTGCGGTGGCGGTGTTCGGCGCGGGTGCGGTCGGGCTCTCGTCGGTGATGGCCGCCGCGGCGTCCGGGGCGCAGACCGTGATCGCGGTGGACGTCAGCCCCGGACGGCTGCAGACCGCGGCCGAGGTCGGAGCCACTCACGTGCTGGACTCCCGCGAAGGCGACGTCGTCGAGCGGATCCGGGCGATCGTCCCGGACGGCCTCGACGGGTCGGTGGACACCACCGGGCGCGCCGACGTCGTGAAGGCGGCCGTCGCGTCGCTGCACACCCGGGGGACATGCGCGGTCGTCGGCGTCGGGCCGAGCGAGAACGTCGAAGTGGAGTGGCGGACGCTACTGAATGGGCGGACGGTCACCGGGGTGATCTCCGGGAGCGCGGTGCCGCAGGTGCTGGTGCCGCAGTTGCTGGCTTGGCAGGAGGCCGGCCGCTTCCCGGTGGAGAAGCTGATGGCGCAGTACGCGTTCGCCGACATCAACGAGGCCGCCGCCGCCACGAGGCGCGGAGACGTCGTCAAGGCCGTCCTGACGCTCTAG
- a CDS encoding aromatic ring-hydroxylating dioxygenase subunit alpha — MTQTIAEGLVETGHGGLIAQDWNALTFRVNREAYRSAEVFQAERERIWGHSWLYLGHETEIPKKNDYKVRTLGGKPLIFVRGGDGVVRAFLNSCPHRGTVVCRDESGNARNFQCFYHAWTFNSSGKLSALPGDDAYAELDRFKGSMDLRPVAKLDIHEGFVFVSFDPDVPPLLEHLGEAADVLSMAAEQSATGMTTLPGIQRYGVKGNWKLAVENAMDGYHFSPTHNTFVGYLRETGFAVTDDDQYAYDLGNGHSMLVLTGHNGRLGMLWEPRFGEAEKARTEANRKAMAQRLGQERADTIGDASRILFVWPNLLFFDLEALTIRQLEPVAPGRTDVRAWQYVPTDEDDEARAMRLKTMTSFVGPGGLATPDDIEAYEAVQRGIEASKGDSRGFNDWSDMSRGMEREAKGEKGRSIDEGAMRSFWRHWDQSLGKVPGVTATSYEGGNE; from the coding sequence ATGACACAGACAATTGCTGAAGGTCTGGTCGAGACCGGCCACGGTGGCCTGATCGCGCAGGACTGGAACGCGTTGACCTTCCGGGTCAACCGTGAGGCGTACCGCTCGGCGGAGGTCTTCCAGGCCGAGCGCGAGCGGATCTGGGGCCACTCGTGGCTCTACCTGGGCCACGAGACCGAGATCCCGAAGAAGAACGACTACAAGGTGCGGACGCTCGGCGGGAAGCCGCTGATCTTCGTCCGGGGCGGCGACGGGGTGGTCCGGGCCTTCCTCAACTCCTGCCCGCACCGCGGCACCGTGGTCTGCCGCGACGAGTCCGGCAACGCCCGGAACTTCCAGTGCTTCTACCACGCCTGGACGTTCAACTCGTCCGGCAAGCTCTCCGCGCTCCCCGGCGACGACGCCTACGCCGAGCTCGACCGGTTCAAGGGCTCGATGGACCTGCGTCCGGTCGCGAAGCTCGACATCCACGAGGGCTTCGTCTTCGTCTCGTTCGATCCGGACGTACCGCCGCTGCTCGAGCACCTCGGCGAGGCCGCCGACGTCCTCTCGATGGCCGCCGAGCAGTCCGCGACCGGCATGACGACGCTCCCCGGTATCCAGCGCTACGGCGTCAAGGGCAACTGGAAGCTCGCGGTCGAGAACGCGATGGACGGTTACCACTTCTCGCCGACCCACAACACGTTCGTCGGCTACCTCCGGGAGACCGGCTTCGCAGTCACCGACGACGACCAGTACGCCTACGACCTCGGTAACGGGCACTCGATGCTGGTGCTCACCGGGCACAACGGCCGGCTGGGCATGCTTTGGGAGCCGCGTTTCGGCGAGGCCGAGAAGGCCCGCACGGAAGCGAACCGGAAGGCGATGGCGCAGCGCCTCGGCCAAGAGCGCGCGGACACGATCGGCGACGCCAGCCGGATCCTGTTCGTCTGGCCGAACCTGCTCTTCTTCGACCTCGAAGCGTTGACGATCCGCCAGCTCGAGCCGGTGGCGCCCGGCCGCACCGACGTGCGCGCCTGGCAGTACGTGCCGACGGACGAGGACGACGAGGCGCGCGCGATGCGGCTGAAGACGATGACCAGCTTCGTGGGCCCGGGTGGCCTGGCGACGCCGGACGACATCGAGGCCTACGAGGCCGTGCAGCGCGGCATCGAGGCGAGCAAGGGCGACAGTCGCGGCTTCAACGACTGGAGCGACATGTCCCGCGGCATGGAGCGGGAGGCCAAGGGCGAGAAGGGTCGCTCGATCGACGAGGGCGCCATGCGCAGCTTCTGGCGTCACTGGGACCAGTCGCTGGGCAAGGTTCCCGGCGTCACCGCGACGAGCTACGAAGGCGGCAACGAATGA
- a CDS encoding aromatic-ring-hydroxylating dioxygenase subunit beta produces MSAPTVTVTREQAEDFLYQEAMLLDEWHLDAWLALFEEGGTFEVPTTDYQGWDRTGGGFFVLDDWDLLKARVKRLKSRKAHAENPHSRTHRMVTNVRVIRGKDGIELKANFLINRFRDHTHHTYVGRYHHDVALNEDGELKFLHRRAYLEHELLEPGARLSFIL; encoded by the coding sequence ATGAGCGCCCCCACGGTGACCGTCACGCGAGAACAAGCCGAGGACTTCCTCTACCAGGAGGCCATGCTCCTCGACGAGTGGCACCTCGACGCCTGGCTCGCCCTGTTCGAGGAGGGCGGCACGTTCGAGGTGCCGACCACGGACTACCAGGGCTGGGACCGCACCGGCGGTGGCTTCTTCGTCCTCGACGACTGGGACCTGCTCAAGGCACGCGTCAAGCGGCTGAAGAGCCGGAAGGCGCACGCGGAGAACCCGCACTCGCGGACGCACCGGATGGTGACCAACGTCCGGGTGATCCGCGGCAAGGACGGGATCGAGCTGAAGGCGAACTTCCTGATCAACCGGTTCCGCGACCACACCCACCACACGTACGTGGGGCGCTACCACCACGACGTGGCGCTGAACGAGGACGGCGAACTGAAGTTCCTCCACCGCCGCGCGTACCTCGAGCACGAGCTGCTCGAGCCGGGCGCCCGACTCAGCTTCATCCTGTAG
- a CDS encoding aldehyde dehydrogenase family protein has product MSVLDVPDNRLLIAGNWQSPASGEALPVLDPATQQPFHHTGRATAADVDAAVAAARNAYDGWSRMNPSDRGAILGRWSQLVFEHVEELARYEAQDVGKPLSDARTNIFIAGSILGYFAGAADKLHGATLPSRSPDNTGFTLREPLGVCALVIAWNVPAILMMADAAPALAAGNTVVLKPSEYAPMSPLALAALAAEAGLPPGVLNVVTGLGPEAGQPLTSHPGINHISFVGSSATGRAIMASAAKNLVPVKLELGGKSPNVVFADADLDAAVPAILESIVENAGQNCYAGSRLLIEEPIYDEVVARLAAAMEAVKAGPWHEDLDMGPLVNGIQHERVSGYLQGGVASGARVVTGGPGASDGWYVKPTLFDRVTPDMPIVREEIFGPVLAAESFRTAREAVDRVNATPYGLLVSVWTNDLSRALRVTHEVRSGQVSVNEFANSAIIGFPFNLAKESGFSQGGGYEAMKEYTSEKGVTIKMRPLD; this is encoded by the coding sequence ATGAGCGTGCTCGACGTCCCGGACAACCGACTTCTCATCGCCGGGAACTGGCAGTCTCCCGCGTCCGGCGAAGCCCTGCCGGTACTCGACCCGGCGACCCAGCAGCCGTTCCACCACACCGGCCGCGCCACCGCCGCCGATGTGGATGCCGCCGTCGCGGCCGCCCGGAACGCCTACGACGGCTGGTCGCGGATGAACCCGTCCGACCGCGGCGCGATCCTCGGCCGATGGTCGCAGCTCGTCTTCGAGCACGTCGAGGAACTCGCCAGGTACGAGGCGCAGGACGTCGGCAAACCGCTGTCCGATGCCCGGACCAACATCTTCATCGCCGGCAGCATTCTCGGCTACTTCGCCGGTGCCGCCGACAAGCTGCACGGTGCGACGCTACCGTCCCGTTCGCCGGACAACACGGGCTTCACGCTGCGTGAGCCGCTCGGCGTCTGCGCGCTGGTCATCGCGTGGAACGTTCCGGCGATCCTGATGATGGCCGACGCCGCTCCGGCACTCGCCGCCGGCAACACGGTCGTGCTCAAGCCGTCGGAGTACGCCCCGATGAGCCCGCTCGCGCTGGCTGCTCTGGCCGCCGAAGCAGGGCTCCCACCAGGCGTTCTGAACGTCGTCACCGGACTGGGACCGGAGGCGGGCCAGCCGCTCACCTCCCACCCCGGCATCAACCACATCAGCTTCGTCGGCTCCTCGGCCACCGGCCGGGCGATCATGGCTTCGGCGGCGAAGAACCTCGTCCCGGTGAAGCTGGAGCTCGGCGGGAAGTCACCGAACGTAGTCTTTGCGGATGCCGACCTCGACGCAGCGGTGCCCGCGATCCTGGAGTCGATCGTCGAGAACGCCGGGCAGAACTGCTACGCCGGCTCCCGCCTGCTGATCGAGGAACCGATCTACGACGAGGTCGTGGCGCGGCTCGCGGCGGCGATGGAGGCGGTGAAGGCCGGTCCGTGGCACGAGGACCTCGACATGGGGCCGCTGGTGAACGGTATCCAGCACGAGCGGGTCTCCGGCTATCTGCAGGGCGGCGTGGCGAGCGGCGCTCGGGTGGTCACCGGCGGGCCGGGGGCCTCGGACGGTTGGTACGTCAAGCCGACGCTGTTCGATCGGGTGACGCCGGACATGCCGATCGTCCGCGAAGAGATCTTCGGGCCGGTGCTCGCCGCCGAATCGTTCCGCACCGCCCGCGAGGCGGTCGACCGGGTGAACGCGACACCGTACGGGCTGCTCGTCAGCGTCTGGACGAACGACCTGTCCCGTGCCCTGCGAGTGACCCACGAGGTGCGGTCCGGCCAGGTTTCGGTGAACGAGTTCGCCAACTCCGCGATCATCGGCTTCCCGTTCAACCTGGCCAAGGAGAGCGGCTTCAGCCAGGGCGGTGGCTACGAGGCCATGAAGGAGTACACGTCCGAGAAGGGCGTGACCATCAAGATGCGTCCGCTGGACTGA